Proteins from a single region of Methanotorris igneus Kol 5:
- the hisG gene encoding ATP phosphoribosyltransferase, with protein MILLALPNKGRISEPVNRILEKAGLKITVQGRSLFAQTVDEEIKVMFARARDIPEFVADGVADVGVTGYDLVLERGVEDKVEFLLDFNFGKARLVIAAPEDSDINSIDDLRDGMKIATEFPNLTRKYLKSKGLNLEIIELSGATEIAPFIGVADLISDLTSTGTTLRLNRLKIIDEIVSSTTRLIANKESLKDEKKRKKINQIVTGIKSVLYAETKRLIMMNAPKDKVEEIRKIMPGMSGPTISEVLSDKNMVAIHAVVDEKEVFSLVNKLEELGARDILVVPIERIL; from the coding sequence TTGATTTTATTGGCTTTACCAAATAAAGGTAGAATTTCAGAGCCAGTTAATAGAATCTTAGAAAAAGCAGGATTAAAAATAACAGTCCAGGGTAGAAGTTTGTTTGCGCAGACAGTTGATGAGGAGATAAAGGTAATGTTTGCAAGGGCAAGAGATATTCCAGAATTTGTCGCCGATGGGGTTGCAGATGTGGGAGTTACAGGATATGATTTGGTTTTGGAGAGGGGAGTTGAGGATAAAGTTGAGTTTTTACTTGATTTCAACTTTGGAAAGGCGAGATTGGTCATCGCTGCTCCAGAGGATTCAGATATAAATTCAATAGATGATTTAAGAGATGGAATGAAAATAGCTACTGAATTCCCAAACTTAACAAGAAAGTATCTAAAAAGCAAAGGTTTAAATTTAGAAATCATTGAGTTGAGCGGAGCTACAGAAATAGCACCGTTTATTGGAGTGGCGGATTTAATTAGTGATTTAACTTCCACAGGAACAACGTTAAGATTAAATCGCCTAAAAATAATAGACGAGATTGTCTCATCAACAACAAGGTTAATAGCAAATAAGGAAAGTTTAAAGGATGAGAAAAAAAGGAAAAAAATAAATCAAATTGTCACTGGAATAAAAAGTGTTTTATATGCAGAAACAAAAAGGCTAATTATGATGAATGCTCCAAAGGATAAGGTTGAAGAGATTAGAAAAATCATGCCTGGAATGAGCGGACCCACAATTTCTGAGGTTTTGTCAGATAAGAACATGGTAGCTATTCACGCAGTAGTTGATGAAAAAGAAGTATTT
- a CDS encoding UPF0058 family protein, which yields MHKDELIQLHQLLVYMRKYLEKKFGNEINDAFKDYDNLNIHPHHIHRTKSEHIYAIFLLSSSIAKILSENGNVPRSVASRLRDTGEKIGREIARKR from the coding sequence ATGCATAAGGATGAACTCATTCAACTACATCAACTTTTAGTATATATGAGGAAATACTTAGAGAAAAAATTTGGAAATGAAATAAATGATGCTTTTAAGGACTATGATAATTTAAATATCCATCCCCACCACATACACAGAACCAAATCAGAGCATATTTACGCAATATTTTTGTTGTCAAGTAGTATAGCAAAGATATTATCTGAAAATGGAAATGTTCCACGAAGTGTGGCAAGTAGGTTAAGAGACACTGGTGAGAAAATAGGTAGAGAAATAGCAAGAAAAAGATAA
- the dnaG gene encoding DNA primase DnaG → MDLGTTKYIIHAELIADGYVEKHDVIGAIFGQTEGLLGDELDLRELQKSGRIGRIDVELENVNGKSIAKITVPSSLDRVETSILAATLEAIDRVGPCVATVRVINIEDIRATKRQYIINRAKEILRSLVNSIDVHEITEAVKESVRMEEVIEYGEDKLPAGPGILNSDSIIVVEGRADVLNLLRCGIKNVIAVEGTSVPKTVVELTKKKITTVFTDGDRGGELILKELLQTCDIDYVARAPNGKEVEELSKKEIIKCLRAKVPAGQVKMQLFNNNTKNGTTNGKVIIADAIKHDENNKNKIVNKDLDDIIVKSTVEVAPDIKNNVEESTELANVNNDVPYLDIIKDIIGTNKVKVIINGNEEIKEFEEFMNEINDIEKIDAVILDMPITQKIVDNLYEKTDLIIGRDIKVTKKPTNLRLLSFG, encoded by the coding sequence ATGGACTTAGGCACTACAAAGTATATTATTCATGCTGAACTCATTGCTGACGGTTATGTTGAAAAGCATGATGTAATAGGGGCAATTTTTGGGCAAACTGAAGGTCTTCTTGGAGATGAATTGGATTTGAGGGAATTACAAAAAAGTGGAAGAATTGGAAGGATTGATGTTGAACTTGAAAACGTAAATGGTAAATCAATTGCAAAAATCACTGTCCCTTCAAGTTTGGATAGAGTAGAAACTTCAATCCTTGCTGCAACATTGGAGGCAATAGATAGGGTAGGCCCATGTGTGGCAACAGTTAGAGTTATTAACATTGAAGACATAAGAGCCACAAAAAGGCAATATATAATTAATAGGGCAAAGGAAATCCTACGCTCTCTCGTAAATAGTATAGATGTCCATGAAATTACTGAGGCAGTTAAAGAAAGTGTTAGGATGGAAGAGGTTATTGAGTATGGGGAAGATAAGCTTCCAGCAGGTCCTGGCATCCTAAATTCAGACAGCATTATTGTTGTTGAAGGCAGGGCAGATGTTTTAAATCTTTTAAGATGCGGAATAAAGAATGTTATTGCCGTTGAGGGAACCTCCGTCCCAAAAACTGTTGTAGAATTAACAAAAAAGAAAATAACTACAGTATTTACTGATGGAGACAGGGGAGGGGAGTTAATCCTTAAAGAGCTCCTACAAACGTGTGATATTGATTATGTTGCAAGAGCGCCAAATGGAAAAGAAGTTGAAGAACTCTCAAAAAAAGAGATTATCAAATGTTTGAGGGCAAAAGTTCCAGCAGGGCAAGTTAAAATGCAACTATTCAATAATAATACAAAAAATGGAACTACTAATGGTAAAGTTATTATTGCTGATGCAATCAAACATGACGAAAACAATAAAAACAAAATCGTCAATAAGGATTTAGATGATATCATAGTTAAATCCACAGTTGAAGTTGCTCCTGACATAAAAAATAATGTTGAGGAATCTACTGAACTTGCTAATGTTAACAATGATGTGCCTTACTTGGATATTATCAAGGATATAATTGGGACTAACAAAGTAAAAGTCATAATAAACGGAAATGAAGAGATTAAAGAATTTGAAGAATTTATGAATGAAATTAATGACATAGAAAAAATTGACGCCGTTATTTTGGATATGCCAATTACACAGAAAATTGTAGATAATTTATATGAGAAAACAGACCTTATAATAGGTAGAGATATTAAAGTCACAAAGAAACCTACAAATTTAAGATTGTTATCATTCGGATAA
- a CDS encoding Dna2/Cas4 domain-containing protein has product MFKEFDMYPYVRRNLRKRYPASKGWVIKERERRGSYEPDFIVERRTKSVIERIVVEVKATPKITENHIKQINRYAKCLAGANVKIKEKILVVPSGAKVSKIPPDIKIHYSKKFSHKKKKSWKKRKRKYRKKK; this is encoded by the coding sequence ATGTTCAAAGAATTTGATATGTATCCATACGTTAGAAGAAATTTAAGAAAGCGTTATCCTGCATCAAAGGGTTGGGTTATAAAAGAACGTGAAAGAAGAGGATCTTATGAACCAGATTTTATTGTAGAAAGAAGAACAAAATCTGTAATTGAGAGAATTGTGGTTGAGGTAAAGGCAACACCAAAAATAACAGAAAATCATATTAAACAAATAAATAGATACGCAAAATGCCTTGCTGGGGCAAATGTTAAAATCAAAGAAAAAATATTAGTTGTTCCGAGTGGAGCTAAGGTATCAAAAATTCCCCCCGACATTAAAATACATTATTCAAAAAAATTTTCACATAAAAAGAAAAAGAGTTGGAAAAAAAGAAAAAGAAAATATCGCAAGAAAAAATAA
- a CDS encoding pyridoxal phosphate-dependent aminotransferase has translation MRNNIVHVGADELTYEIREIVDIAKKIEKFGVEITWENIGDPVAKGEKIPLWIKEIVAELAMDDSSYAYCPTKGLLETREFLAELTNKRGGAQITAEDIIFFNGLGDAIAKIYGLLRKEARVIGPSPAYSTHSSAEGAHAGCPPITYYLDPENNWYPDLDDLRNKVKYNPSIAGILIINPDNPTGAVYPKKVLDEIVDIANEYDLFIISDEIYCNLVYNGKKTALLPEVIDDVCGISLKGISKEIPWPGARCGWMEVYNVDKDPIFKKYIESICRAKMVEVCSTTLPQKAIPRILSHKEYKKYLKERNAFYEKASNIAYNKLKDIEGIIVNRTNGAFYMSVVFREEYLNENQKLHVENEKLRAFVENLVKNVPYDKRFVYYLLASTGICVVPLTSFCSDLKGFRITLLEKNENKFNWIYETVSEKIKEYLNV, from the coding sequence ATGAGAAATAATATAGTGCATGTGGGAGCTGATGAATTAACGTATGAAATTAGGGAAATTGTAGATATTGCAAAGAAAATAGAAAAGTTTGGAGTAGAGATTACTTGGGAAAATATTGGAGACCCAGTGGCAAAAGGAGAAAAAATTCCATTATGGATTAAGGAGATTGTTGCTGAACTTGCAATGGATGATAGCTCATATGCATACTGCCCAACAAAAGGACTTTTAGAAACAAGGGAATTTTTGGCAGAATTAACAAACAAAAGAGGTGGTGCTCAAATAACCGCAGAGGATATAATATTTTTTAACGGTTTAGGTGATGCAATAGCAAAAATTTACGGATTATTAAGGAAGGAAGCAAGGGTTATCGGCCCATCTCCAGCATATTCCACACACTCATCAGCAGAAGGTGCACACGCTGGATGTCCACCAATAACCTACTACTTAGACCCAGAAAACAACTGGTATCCTGATTTAGATGATTTAAGAAATAAGGTAAAATATAACCCATCCATAGCAGGAATTTTAATTATCAACCCAGATAACCCAACAGGGGCTGTCTATCCAAAAAAGGTTTTGGATGAGATTGTTGATATTGCAAATGAGTATGATTTATTCATCATCTCTGATGAGATCTACTGCAACCTTGTATATAATGGTAAAAAAACCGCTTTGTTACCTGAAGTTATTGATGATGTTTGCGGGATATCATTAAAAGGAATATCAAAAGAAATTCCTTGGCCTGGGGCAAGATGTGGTTGGATGGAAGTTTATAATGTGGACAAAGACCCAATATTTAAAAAATACATTGAAAGTATTTGTAGGGCAAAGATGGTTGAAGTTTGTTCCACCACTTTACCACAAAAGGCAATACCAAGAATCCTTTCACATAAAGAGTATAAAAAATACTTAAAAGAGAGAAATGCATTCTATGAGAAAGCATCAAACATTGCATACAACAAATTAAAGGATATTGAGGGCATTATTGTCAATAGAACAAATGGGGCATTCTACATGAGTGTGGTGTTTAGAGAGGAGTATTTAAATGAGAATCAGAAGTTGCATGTTGAAAATGAAAAGTTGAGGGCATTTGTGGAAAACCTTGTTAAAAATGTTCCTTATGATAAGAGATTCGTCTACTATCTATTGGCATCAACTGGAATTTGTGTTGTTCCTTTAACGTCTTTCTGCTCAGATTTAAAAGGGTTTAGAATTACACTCTTAGAGAAGAATGAAAATAAGTTCAATTGGATATATGAGACAGTTTCAGAGAAAATTAAGGAGTATCTGAATGTTTAA
- the ttuA gene encoding tRNA-5-methyluridine(54) 2-sulfurtransferase, with protein MKCKICKGEAYIKIKYPKMALCKEHFIEYFEKKVQKTIKKYKMIDPEDKVLIAISGGKDGAVVTYVLKKLGYNVECLHINLGIGDFSKKSLEYVKKQTSYIGVKCHIIDLKELTGKSIPEVKSRKPKCSICGTAKRYIVSKFAYDNGFNVMVTGHNLDDEAAFILNNVMNWSTEYLARQGPVLPQKGKFPKKVKPLYELTEEEISAYSSAVGLEVFSEKCPFAKKAITLEYKEMLNKLEETRPGTKYRFVMGYLKNRHLFEKEIEDIPLIECKVCGMSSSGEVCSFCKTWRLKEGIDLKIGND; from the coding sequence ATGAAATGCAAAATATGTAAAGGGGAGGCATATATAAAGATAAAATACCCAAAAATGGCTTTGTGCAAAGAGCACTTCATAGAATATTTTGAAAAGAAAGTCCAAAAAACCATCAAAAAATATAAGATGATTGATCCGGAAGATAAAGTGCTAATTGCCATTTCTGGTGGAAAGGATGGAGCTGTTGTAACTTATGTATTAAAAAAATTGGGTTATAATGTTGAATGTCTCCACATTAATTTAGGTATTGGAGATTTTTCAAAGAAGTCATTGGAATATGTCAAAAAACAGACGTCGTATATTGGGGTAAAGTGTCATATAATTGATTTAAAAGAGCTCACGGGCAAGAGTATTCCAGAAGTTAAAAGTAGAAAGCCAAAATGCTCAATTTGTGGAACAGCTAAAAGGTATATAGTTAGTAAATTTGCATACGATAATGGATTTAACGTTATGGTTACGGGACACAATTTGGATGATGAAGCAGCATTCATACTCAACAACGTAATGAATTGGAGCACTGAATACTTAGCAAGGCAAGGGCCAGTTTTACCACAAAAAGGAAAATTCCCAAAGAAGGTAAAACCGTTGTATGAATTGACAGAGGAAGAGATTTCTGCATATTCATCTGCGGTAGGTCTTGAAGTGTTCTCTGAAAAATGCCCATTTGCAAAAAAAGCAATAACATTAGAATATAAAGAAATGCTTAACAAATTAGAAGAAACACGCCCTGGAACAAAGTATAGATTTGTTATGGGCTATTTGAAAAATAGGCACTTATTTGAAAAAGAAATTGAAGACATTCCATTAATAGAGTGTAAGGTCTGTGGAATGTCATCCTCTGGAGAAGTTTGTTCGTTCTGCAAAACATGGAGGTTAAAAGAAGGAATTGATTTAAAAATTGGAAATGATTAA
- the fdhD gene encoding formate dehydrogenase accessory sulfurtransferase FdhD, with translation MITKVNAYRWEGQATPIEDYVCVEEIYELYINNKFIEELVASPNQIKELGIGHAICEGYVSKNSIINVHLDENKIYVESKEIKGDKDTEKDTQIKINVDTILKIIKTMPTLSKIWELTGGVHWAALFNTSGEVIAFSEDIGRHNAVDKVVGYAILNNINLGNCILASSGRQPYAMVKKLVNANIPIVITKSPPTDKGVKLARENNITLIGFARKNRFTIYSGKDRIVFD, from the coding sequence ATGATAACCAAAGTGAATGCATATAGATGGGAAGGACAAGCTACCCCAATTGAGGATTATGTATGCGTTGAGGAGATTTATGAGTTATATATTAACAATAAATTTATAGAGGAGTTAGTAGCATCTCCAAACCAGATAAAAGAGTTGGGTATTGGCCATGCAATATGTGAAGGTTATGTTTCCAAAAATAGCATTATCAATGTTCATTTAGATGAAAATAAAATTTATGTTGAAAGTAAAGAAATTAAAGGTGATAAAGATACTGAAAAAGATACTCAAATCAAAATAAACGTAGATACAATATTAAAAATCATAAAGACCATGCCTACTCTATCAAAAATTTGGGAATTAACGGGAGGAGTTCACTGGGCTGCACTTTTTAACACGTCTGGGGAGGTTATAGCGTTTAGTGAAGATATAGGAAGGCATAATGCAGTAGATAAAGTTGTGGGGTATGCTATCTTAAACAACATAAACTTAGGGAATTGCATATTGGCATCAAGTGGAAGACAACCTTATGCAATGGTAAAAAAACTCGTCAATGCAAATATCCCAATTGTGATAACAAAATCCCCACCAACAGATAAAGGTGTTAAATTAGCAAGAGAAAATAACATAACGTTAATTGGATTTGCAAGGAAAAATAGATTTACCATATACTCTGGCAAAGATAGAATTGTTTTTGATTAA
- a CDS encoding DNA-methyltransferase, with the protein MEVWNKIRGIKVINDDFLNVDLPEESIDLIVTSPPYNVGIDYNQHDDNIPYEEYLNWTKQWLKKALTLLKKDGRLCLNIPLDKNKGGIKPVYADIVKIALDVGFKYQSTIIWNEQNISRRTAWGSWLSASAPYVIAPVETIVVFYKETWKKLSKGKSDITREEFIEWTNGLWTFPGESKKRVGHPAPFPLELPKRCIKLFSYVGDVVLDPFLGSGTTVIAAYKLGRRAIGVEIDRKYFELAIKRIANECCTLEGLLWK; encoded by the coding sequence ATGGAAGTATGGAACAAGATTCGTGGAATAAAGGTAATAAATGATGATTTTTTAAATGTTGATTTACCAGAAGAAAGTATTGATCTAATAGTTACTTCCCCCCCTTACAATGTGGGGATAGATTATAATCAGCATGATGATAATATTCCGTATGAAGAATACTTAAATTGGACAAAACAGTGGTTAAAAAAGGCATTAACACTTTTAAAGAAAGATGGACGGCTTTGTTTAAATATACCACTAGATAAAAATAAGGGTGGGATAAAACCGGTATATGCAGATATAGTAAAAATTGCTTTAGATGTTGGATTCAAGTATCAATCTACAATTATATGGAATGAGCAGAATATTTCTCGTAGAACTGCATGGGGAAGTTGGCTTTCTGCTTCCGCTCCTTATGTTATTGCTCCAGTAGAAACTATCGTGGTGTTTTATAAAGAAACATGGAAAAAACTCTCAAAAGGAAAATCCGACATAACAAGGGAAGAGTTTATAGAATGGACTAACGGATTATGGACATTTCCGGGAGAAAGTAAAAAAAGAGTAGGACATCCTGCACCTTTTCCATTAGAGCTTCCTAAGAGATGCATCAAACTTTTTAGTTATGTTGGGGATGTGGTTTTAGATCCATTTTTGGGTAGTGGAACAACTGTAATAGCCGCATATAAATTAGGCAGGAGGGCCATTGGTGTAGAAATTGATAGGAAATATTTTGAATTAGCAATAAAAAGGATAGCAAATGAATGTTGCACTTTGGAGGGTTTATTATGGAAATAA
- a CDS encoding BsaWI family type II restriction enzyme: MEINNISKILEIEREEYIKNKVKEYIKQGFSKSEAINKANQSWRAYIGSKIQDIIYKILEDLLKDTELKLTTDKILASKNLTEELDKVKRLIAVNYGEYLFLPDADIIVYKVKDNEVKIIAIISVKNSFRERGFETTYWKLKLKESPVTSHIKVFLATPDKDNEISYKCPNGRPRKMRIILEYELDGIYFLKDDFEETEKVKHFEKIVEDILRISNEI, from the coding sequence ATGGAAATAAATAATATATCAAAAATTTTAGAAATAGAAAGAGAAGAATATATAAAAAATAAAGTTAAAGAATACATAAAACAGGGATTTTCTAAGAGTGAAGCAATAAATAAAGCGAATCAGTCATGGAGGGCATATATTGGAAGTAAAATACAAGATATTATTTATAAAATACTTGAAGATTTATTGAAAGATACTGAATTAAAATTAACAACAGACAAAATTTTAGCCAGTAAAAATTTGACAGAAGAATTAGATAAAGTTAAAAGATTAATAGCAGTAAATTATGGGGAATATTTATTCCTTCCGGATGCCGATATTATTGTTTATAAAGTTAAGGATAATGAAGTAAAGATAATTGCAATTATTTCAGTTAAAAACTCATTTCGTGAGAGAGGTTTTGAAACAACCTATTGGAAACTAAAACTAAAAGAATCTCCTGTAACATCCCATATTAAAGTATTTTTAGCAACACCGGATAAAGATAATGAAATCTCATATAAATGCCCAAATGGAAGACCTAGAAAAATGAGAATAATATTAGAATATGAACTTGATGGAATATATTTTTTAAAAGATGATTTTGAAGAAACAGAAAAAGTAAAACATTTTGAAAAAATTGTTGAGGACATTTTAAGAATTTCCAATGAAATATAA
- a CDS encoding 4Fe-4S binding protein: protein MKKRIYLWVPSENVHKPIISNAILNTKININILKAKIEPQEAFLILELNGDEDKVNEAIEYLSKYGEIEEISKVIKRDEEKCVDCGACITMCPVEAIKMDDDFSVVFDENECIGCKSCVKVCPFKAIEVDDI, encoded by the coding sequence ATGAAGAAGAGAATATACCTATGGGTTCCATCAGAAAATGTGCATAAACCAATAATTTCAAATGCAATATTAAACACGAAAATTAATATCAACATATTAAAGGCAAAGATAGAACCACAAGAAGCTTTCTTAATTTTGGAATTAAATGGGGATGAGGATAAGGTTAACGAAGCAATTGAATACTTAAGTAAATATGGAGAAATTGAGGAAATATCAAAGGTTATAAAAAGAGATGAAGAAAAATGTGTTGATTGTGGGGCATGTATAACCATGTGTCCAGTTGAGGCAATTAAAATGGATGACGACTTTAGCGTTGTATTTGATGAAAATGAATGTATTGGATGCAAAAGTTGCGTTAAGGTATGTCCTTTTAAAGCAATAGAGGTAGATGATATTTAG
- a CDS encoding homocysteine biosynthesis protein, with amino-acid sequence MKTIKEINEKIRSGDVVVVTAEEMIGIVEDVGPEKAAEEVDVVTTGTFGAMCSSGVFLNFGHADPPIKMLKIYLNGVECYGGLAAVDTYIGATQPNSDPDIDIDYGGAHVIEDLVAGKEVELVAEGYTTDCYPRKKVRTTITLDDINQAILVNPRNSYQTYNAATNSRDEKIYTYMGTLLPEFGNVNYSGAGQLNPLQNDYNRKTKTYNTIGIGTRIFLGGGIGYIIGEGTQHNPDNAFGTLMVKGDLKQMDRKYLRAATIPNYGSTLFVGVGVPIPVLNAEVAKCCAIRDRDIEVPIIDYGVPRRDRPVVARTNYEELRKGKITIEVEIDGKKVEKTIKTSSVSSYKMSREIAKELKDWILKGEFFLTERVDVLGKGSAKPMKSDVKLVGEILSKPPIVAPIGITIEEASRILIKNNINHLPIVDEFGRLVGIITSWDIARAIAQNKKSIEEIMTRNVITTTVNEPVDVVARKMDKYNISGVPVVDKENKVVGMVTSEDLSKLVGYTNKW; translated from the coding sequence ATGAAAACAATTAAGGAGATCAATGAAAAGATAAGGAGTGGTGATGTTGTAGTTGTTACTGCGGAGGAGATGATTGGGATTGTTGAGGATGTTGGGCCTGAGAAGGCGGCTGAAGAAGTTGATGTTGTTACAACTGGAACGTTCGGAGCAATGTGCTCGAGTGGGGTCTTCTTAAACTTTGGACATGCAGACCCGCCAATAAAAATGTTAAAAATCTATTTGAATGGTGTTGAGTGCTATGGAGGACTTGCGGCTGTAGATACCTACATAGGAGCAACACAGCCAAACTCAGACCCAGATATAGACATCGACTATGGGGGAGCTCACGTTATAGAGGACTTAGTCGCTGGGAAAGAGGTTGAACTCGTTGCAGAGGGATATACAACTGATTGCTACCCAAGAAAGAAAGTTAGAACAACAATAACTTTGGATGATATAAACCAAGCAATATTAGTAAACCCAAGGAACTCCTACCAAACCTACAACGCTGCAACAAATAGTAGGGATGAGAAGATTTACACCTACATGGGAACACTCCTTCCAGAGTTTGGAAACGTAAACTACTCTGGGGCTGGGCAGTTAAACCCACTACAAAACGATTACAATAGAAAAACCAAAACCTACAATACTATTGGAATTGGAACAAGAATCTTCTTAGGTGGGGGAATTGGTTATATAATTGGGGAAGGAACGCAACATAATCCAGATAATGCATTTGGAACGTTAATGGTTAAAGGGGATTTGAAGCAGATGGATAGGAAATACTTGAGGGCAGCAACTATACCAAACTATGGAAGTACTTTGTTTGTTGGTGTTGGTGTGCCGATTCCAGTATTGAATGCGGAGGTTGCAAAGTGTTGTGCTATAAGGGATAGAGATATCGAAGTGCCGATTATAGATTACGGAGTTCCAAGGAGAGATAGACCGGTTGTAGCAAGGACTAATTACGAAGAGTTAAGAAAGGGGAAAATCACCATTGAAGTTGAAATTGATGGTAAGAAGGTTGAGAAGACGATAAAAACATCATCCGTCTCAAGCTATAAAATGTCCAGGGAGATTGCTAAGGAGTTGAAGGATTGGATTTTAAAAGGAGAGTTTTTCTTAACTGAGAGGGTTGATGTTCTTGGAAAGGGTTCTGCAAAACCGATGAAGTCAGATGTGAAGCTTGTTGGAGAAATATTGAGTAAGCCGCCAATTGTTGCTCCAATTGGCATAACTATTGAGGAAGCGTCTAGGATATTGATTAAGAATAATATAAATCACTTGCCTATTGTGGATGAATTTGGAAGGTTGGTTGGTATTATAACTTCTTGGGATATAGCGAGAGCTATTGCTCAGAACAAGAAGTCTATAGAGGAGATTATGACGAGGAATGTAATTACTACTACTGTAAACGAGCCAGTTGACGTTGTAGCAAGAAAAATGGATAAGTACAATATTTCAGGAGTTCCAGTCGTAGACAAAGAAAACAAAGTCGTAGGAATGGTAACCTCCGAGGATTTATCGAAATTAGTCGGTTACACTAATAAATGGTGA
- a CDS encoding bifunctional L-myo-inositol-1-phosphate cytidylyltransferase/CDP-L-myo-inositol myo-inositolphosphotransferase, with protein sequence MKAVVLAAGLGTRMGKLTEETPKGLLKVAGREIIYRSLKTLENLGVEEFVVITNPKYKKKYEEFLKKEGFNYKIVLNNNPERGNGYSLYLAKGHVNDKFVLVMSDHIYEEGFLKEAIKKEGLIIDKEGKFIDINEATKVLVENGRVKDIGKKLERWHGFDTGLFILTPEIFKYAEEVAKEKELVELSEIVKRAKLKVSEVNGYFWMDVDTEEEMKIAKRLIIQNAIKGSGDGFISRKINRKISTKVSEFLVDYLTPNQITILTFLFGLFSAVVALFNIPLGGILYQISSILDGVDGEIARASMRTSKFGGYVDSILDRYVDFAFLLALAYVIKPSLELWVIIALAIFGSAMVSYSTERYKAAYFKDIYKEIPKMRYLIGKRDERIFVIMIFCLINKIPELFILLAIITNVRVLLTMYLVWRKENKVAQ encoded by the coding sequence TTGAAAGCAGTAGTTCTTGCCGCTGGATTGGGAACAAGGATGGGAAAATTAACAGAGGAAACTCCAAAGGGGCTTTTGAAAGTAGCAGGTAGGGAAATTATTTACAGGAGTTTGAAAACTTTGGAGAATTTGGGTGTTGAGGAATTCGTAGTTATTACCAATCCAAAATACAAGAAAAAATATGAGGAATTTTTAAAAAAAGAGGGATTTAATTACAAAATCGTCCTAAACAACAATCCAGAAAGAGGAAATGGATATTCTCTCTACTTGGCAAAAGGTCATGTAAATGATAAGTTTGTTTTGGTTATGAGCGACCATATTTATGAGGAAGGGTTTTTGAAAGAGGCTATTAAAAAAGAAGGACTTATCATAGATAAAGAAGGTAAATTTATTGATATTAATGAAGCTACAAAAGTTTTAGTTGAGAATGGAAGAGTTAAAGATATTGGAAAAAAATTAGAAAGATGGCACGGATTTGATACAGGTTTGTTTATCCTAACACCAGAGATTTTTAAATATGCGGAAGAAGTTGCCAAAGAAAAAGAACTCGTAGAACTTAGTGAAATTGTAAAAAGAGCAAAACTAAAAGTATCAGAGGTTAACGGATACTTTTGGATGGATGTTGATACAGAAGAGGAGATGAAAATAGCAAAGCGTCTTATAATCCAAAACGCCATTAAAGGCTCTGGGGATGGGTTTATATCAAGGAAAATCAACAGAAAAATCTCCACGAAAGTAAGCGAGTTCCTTGTTGACTATTTAACTCCAAATCAAATAACTATTTTAACTTTCCTGTTTGGATTGTTTTCAGCAGTGGTCGCATTGTTTAACATTCCTTTGGGAGGTATTTTATATCAAATAAGCTCTATCTTGGATGGTGTTGATGGGGAAATTGCGAGGGCCTCAATGAGAACGAGTAAATTTGGTGGTTATGTAGATTCTATCTTGGATAGATACGTTGACTTTGCATTTCTTTTGGCTTTGGCTTATGTAATAAAACCATCACTTGAACTTTGGGTAATTATTGCTTTAGCGATATTTGGTTCTGCAATGGTTAGTTATTCAACAGAACGTTATAAAGCAGCATATTTCAAAGATATCTATAAAGAAATCCCAAAAATGAGATACTTAATTGGAAAGAGAGATGAAAGAATATTTGTAATTATGATATTCTGCCTAATAAACAAAATTCCAGAGTTATTTATATTGCTTGCAATCATAACTAATGTAAGAGTCCTCCTAACTATGTATTTAGTTTGGAGAAAAGAAAATAAAGTAGCCCAATGA